A region from the Triticum urartu cultivar G1812 chromosome 1, Tu2.1, whole genome shotgun sequence genome encodes:
- the LOC125536092 gene encoding uncharacterized protein LOC125536092 has translation MLRRLPVAVAVAAAGLRRSLCTARSRSRPPWALIQRASVDESGAPAPAVSFRAGEAPSVAGLTFPAHLVHPRRPGAGDGGFVSGQVAAASGDGLLLVRFCHARLDAHALVCNLSWAGTDADPEVVRFVCNPLTGELYRLPDLDGTKRTSACRHLGLLTQSQAGDGPPERYAVAEMFTDDGGPEEEGDGGFVMRRFLSETGKWDKVAGLPSPLPAGRKMDIDNAVVAFGDRLWWIDESWGAISVDPLSDRPELRFVELPRGSVLPHLDGMASTRTSGSHRRMGVSEGKMRYVEVSKEKPYVISLFSLDDGGSSWTLDHETAFAPIWDDALLCSAPLEQMLAIGAINPLKANIVYLACGDKILGVDVVTKKITGISGLAIAVPDHPLLPCVLPTWLESSQIPSAGWSKKNTLKSEVSPNTVKRENLHVEIELLK, from the exons ATGCTCCGCCGCCTACCCGTTGCCGTGGCCGTCGCGGCCGCGGGCCTCCGCCGCTCCCTCTGCACGGCGCGCTCCCGCTCGCGCCCGCCGTGGGCCCTGATCCAGCGCGCGTCGGTCGACGAGTCCGGGGCGCCGGCGCCGGCCGTGTCCTTCCGCGCCGGCGAAGCCCCGTCCGTCGCCGGCCTCACCTTCCCCGCCCACCTCGTCCACCCGCGCCGCCCCGGGGCCGGCGACGGCGGGTTCGTCTCGGGTCAGGTCGCCGCCGCCAGCGGCGACGGCCTCCTCCTCGTGCGCTTCTGCCACGCCCGCCTCGACGCCCACGCCCTCGTCTGCAACCTCTCCTGGGCCGGCACGGACGCGGACCCGGAGGTGGTCCGCTTCGTCTGCAACCCGCTCACCGGCGAGCTCTACCGCCTCCCGGACCTCGACGGCACCAAGAGGACCTCCGCCTGCCGCCACCTCGGCCTCCTCACCCAGTCCCAGGCCGGCGACGGGCCGCCTGAGAGGTACGCGGTGGCCGAGATGTTTACTGATGACGGAGGcccggaggaggagggggacggGGGCTTCGTCATGCGCCGGTTTCTCTCGGAGACGGGGAAGTGGGACAAGGTGGCGGGCTTGCCGTCCCCGCTGCCCGCTGGGCGGAAGATGGACATCGACAACGCCGTGGTGGCCTTCGGCGACCGCCTGTGGTGGATCGACGAGAGCTGGGGTGCCATCTCGGTCGACCCCCTCAGCGACCGTCCGGAGCTCCGCTTCGTCGAGCTGCCGAGAGGCAGCGTGCTCCCTCACCTGGACGGCATGGCGTCGACGAGGACATCGGGCAGCCACCGGCGCATGGGGGTCAGCGAGGGGAAGATGCGCTACGTCGAGGTGTCCAAGGAGAAGCCATATGTGATCAGCTTGTTCTCGCTGGACGACGGGGGCAGCTCCTGGACGCTGGACCATGAGACGGCGTTTGCTCCGATTTGGGATGATGCACTCCTCTGTTCGGCACCCTTGGAGCAAATGCTGGCAATTGGCGCCATCAACCCACTGAAAGCCAACATCGTGTACCTTGCCTGCGGCGACAAAATTCTTGGCGTCGATGTGGTTACTAAGAAGATAACTGGGATTTCTGGTCTAGCTATAGCAGTACCAGATCATCCCCTACTACCATGTGTGCTTCCAACCTGGCTGGAATCAAGCCAAATTCCATCTGCAG GTTGGAGCAAGAAAAACACCCTTAAAAGTGAGGTATCGCCAAACACTGTCAAAAGGGAGAATTTGCATGTCGAAATAGAACTGTTGAAATGA